The Mustela erminea isolate mMusErm1 chromosome 18, mMusErm1.Pri, whole genome shotgun sequence genome has a window encoding:
- the GLTPD2 gene encoding glycolipid transfer protein domain-containing protein 2 produces the protein MAPAAAVGVALLRLASRRWVRHAIPLALLLLLLLSVCAWSSRTPLGCGSGTQPCIPESTPPVQVPRQSGSLEAPEWEEPPCGGPQGVLGHVMGPFRASLDPEGDLALSQYLAGWRALVRFLSPLGSIFAFATSEAFAKVTALEARVHGPEAAHYSSLLAMAAWERHEGRLERPGVAPRDTASSSGSRILLLLHRALRWSQLCLHRVATGTLGGPDAGVQCSDAYRTALGPHHPWVVRQAARLAFLAFPGRGRWLELACPGAGEAEARAALVRVAGTLEDVYNRTQGLLAERSLLQLA, from the exons ATGGCCCCGGCAGCAGCCGTCGGGGTCGCGTTGCTTCGGCTGGCCTCGCGGCGCTGGGTCCGCCACGCGATTCCTCTCGCGCtcctcttgctgctgctgctttctgtGTGCGCTTGGAGCTCGC gcacccccctaggCTGCGGATCCGGGACGCAGCCGTGCATTCCCGAGAGCACGCCGCCGGTCCAG GTCCCGCGACAGTCGGGTTCCCTGGAGGCCCCCGAGTGGGAAGAGCCTCCGTGTGGGGGCCCCCAGGGCGTGCTGGGCCACGTGATGGGGCCGTTCCGCGCCAGCCTGGACCCCGAAGGGGACCTGGCTTTGTCTCAGTACCTAGCCGGATGGAGGGCGCTGGTCAG GTTCCTAAGTCCCCTCGGCTCCATCTTCGCCTTCGCCACGAGCGAGGCCTTCGCCAAAGTGACAGCCCTCGAGGCTCGAGTGCACGGCCCGGAGGCGGCGCACTACTCGTCGCTGCTGGCCATGGCGGCGTGGGAGCGGCACGAGGGACGGCTGGAGCGCCCCGGCGTCGCCCCGCGAGACACCGCCAGCTCCTCGGGCTCCCGGATCCTGCTCTTGCTGCACCGAGCGCTGCGctggtcccagctctgcctccaccGGGTGGCGACCGGGACGCTCGGAGGCCCGGACGCCGGCGTGCAGTGCAGCGACGCGTATCGCACGGCCCTGGGCCCGCACCACCCCTGGGTGGTCCGCCAGGCCGCCCGCCTCGCGTTCCTCGCCTTCCCGGGTCGCGGCCGCTGGCTGGAGCTCGCGTGCCCGGGCGCCGGGGAGGCGGAGGCGCGGGCCGCGCTGGTCCGGGTGGCGGGCACCCTGGAAGATGTCTACAACCGCACCCAGGGCCTGCTGGCCGAGCGCAGCCTACTCCAGTTGGCCTGA
- the VMO1 gene encoding vitelline membrane outer layer protein 1 homolog has translation MERGPGAQLLLLLWATCWGHAPADHLSDYASVIDVTNGGPWGDWAWPEMCPDGFFASGFSLKEEPPQGIPGDDTALNGIRLHCSRGNAERNKHVVQSQSGRWGVWSEPLWCPGDGFLVAFSLRVEDPETRGDNTAANNVRFRCSDGTELEGSGLAWGDFGEWSKACPKGMCGLQTKVEQPRGLLDDTALNDVRFFCCSS, from the exons ATGGAGAGGGGGCCAGGagcccagctgctgctgctgctatgGGCCACCTGCTGGGGACACGCACCAGCAGACCATCTGAGCGACTACGCATCGGTCATCGACGTGACCAACGGGGGTCCTTGGGGTGACTGGGCCTGGCCCGAGATGTGTCCTGATGGATTCTTCGCCAGCGGGTTCTCGCTCAAG GAGGAGCCCCCCCAAGGCATTCCTGGCGATGACACTGCTTTGAACGGGATCCGACTGCACTGCTCGCGGGGGAACGCAGAGCGCAACAAGCACGTGGTGCAGTCCCAGTCTGGAAG GTGGGGCGTGTGGAGTGAGCCCCTGTGGTGTCCCGGGGATGGCTTCCTCGTGGCTTTCTCACTGCGTGTGGAGGACCCGGAGACCCGGGGGGACAACACGGCAGCCAACAACGTGCGCTTCCGCTGCTCCGACGGCACGGAGCTGGAGGGGTCAGGCCTGGCCTGGGGTGACTTTGGAGAGTGGAGTAAGGCCTGCCCCAAAGGCATGTGCGGTTTGCAGACCAAGGTGGAGCAGCCGAGGGGCCTCCTGGACGACACCGCGCTCAACGATGTGCGCTTTTTCTGCTGCAGCAGTTAA
- the TM4SF5 gene encoding transmembrane 4 L6 family member 5, whose product MCTGKCSRFVGLSLIPLSLVCIVANALLLVPQGKTTWTDTTHLSLQVWLMAGFLGGGLMVLCPGISAVRAGGKGCCGAGCCGNRCRMLRSVFSSAFGVLGAIYCLSVSGAGLRIGPKCLMDRRWDYHFQDTEGFYLQNRTLWDLCEEPPGVVSWNVTLFSLLVAASCLEIVLCGVQLVNAALGVFCGDCRKKGSPS is encoded by the exons ATGTGCACCGGGAAGTGCTCCCGCTTCGTGGGGCTCTCCCTCATCCCCCTCTCCCTGGTCTGCATCGTGGCCAACGCTCTCTTGCTGGTGCCTCAGGGCAAGACCACCTGGACGGACACCACCCACCTCAGTTTGCAAGTCTGGCTCATGGCAGGCTTCCTCGGTGGGGGCCTGATG GTGCTGTGTCCCGGCATTTCAGCGGTTCGCGCGGGGGGCAAGGGCTGCTGCGGTGCCGGCTGCTGCGGAAATCGCTGCAGG ATGCTGCGTTCCGTCTTCTCCTCGGCATTCGGGGTACTGGGGGCCATCTACTGCCTCTCGGTGTCGGGAGCCGGGCTCCGAATTGGACCCAAGTGCTTAATGGACCGCCGCTGGGACTACCACTTCCAGGACACCGA AGGCTTCTACTTGCAGAACCGCACCCTGTGGGATCTGTGCGAGGAGCCGCCCGGCGTGGTGTCGTGGAACGTGACGCTCTTTTCGCTGCTGGTGGCCGCCTCGTGCCTGGAGATCGTGCTGTGCGGGGTGCAGCTGGTGAACGCTGCCCTCGGCGTCTTCTGCGGCGACTGCAGGAAGAAG GGCTCCCCGAGCTGA